One Carassius gibelio isolate Cgi1373 ecotype wild population from Czech Republic chromosome A20, carGib1.2-hapl.c, whole genome shotgun sequence DNA segment encodes these proteins:
- the LOC127938846 gene encoding transcription factor Jun-like: protein METTFYDDSLNSAFSQHDSAAFGYNHKILKHNMTLNLTDPSGNIKPHLRAKANEILTSPDVGLLKLASPELERLIIQSSNGLVTTTPTPTQFLCPKNVTDEQEGFAEGFVRALAELHHQHMPNVTSAPQTTISNSIAPVSSLAGGAVYSSSMRSDPPVYADLNTFNPAISTANPAVNYTSAPPQHTVNTQLPVQHPRLQALKEEPQTVPEMPGETPPLSPIDMENQERIKAERKRMRNRIAASKCRKRKLERISRLEDKVKNLKSQNSELASTANMLREQVAQLKQKVMNHVNSGCQLMLTQQLQTF, encoded by the coding sequence ATGGAAACTACTTTCTACGATGACTCTCTAAACAGCGCTTTCTCTCAGCATGACAGCGCTGCTTTTGGATACAACCACAAGATTCTGAAACACAACATGACGCTGAATCTGACCGACCCCTCTGGCAACATTAAGCCCCACCTGAGGGCCAAAGCCAACGAGATCCTCACCTCCCCGGACGTGGGGCTGCTCAAACTGGCTTCGCCGGAGCTGGAGCGGCTCATCATCCAGTCCAGTAACGGCCTGGTCACTACAACGCCGACCCCGACCCAGTTTCTGTGTCCCAAGAACGTGACGGACGAACAGGAGGGCTTCGCGGAGGGCTTCGTGAGGGCACTGGCAGAGCTGCATCACCAGCACATGCCCAACGTCACGTCGGCTCCCCAAACAACCATCAGCAACAGCATTGCACCCGTGTCTTCCCTGGCAGGCGGCGCGGTGTACAGTTCCTCCATGCGCTCCGACCCGCCCGTGTACGCGGACCTGAACACTTTCAACCCCGCCATCAGCACCGCCAACCCCGCGGTGAACTACACGAGCGCCCCGCCGCAGCACACCGTGAACACGCAGCTGCCCGTCCAGCACCCGCGGCTTCAGGCGCTAAAAGAGGAGCCCCAAACGGTGCCGGAGATGCCCGGCGAAACCCCACCTCTCTCCCCCATCGACATGGAGAACCAGGAGCGGATTAAAGCCGAGAGAAAGCGCATGAGGAACCGGATCGCCGCATCCAAATGCCGGAAGAGGAAACTGGAAAGGATCTCCCGGCTCGAGGATAAAGTCAAGAACCTGAAGTCACAGAACTCCGAGCTGGCGTCCACCGCAAACATGCTGCGCGAACAAGTGGCCCAGCTCAAGCAGAAAGTCATGAACCACGTCAACAGCGGCTGCCAGCTTATGTTGACGCAACAGCTGCAGACGTTCTGA